In Limibacter armeniacum, a single window of DNA contains:
- a CDS encoding chromate transporter, which yields MRPLFLLFIVFCKIGLFSFGGGLAMVPLFVVEFEHRGWMTADQFFDVLTLAQVTPGAIAMNAATYVGNDVHGVLGAVFATMGLASPSIVIVLILAGVLKKYKENRYKKAFLFGMKPITLALILFAGWVIAKETFFTTGFTSPHYSSLALFGGCVVLLYFFPKIHPVAILLLASLAGLLFL from the coding sequence ATGAGACCGCTTTTCTTACTTTTTATAGTATTCTGTAAAATAGGTTTGTTCAGCTTTGGAGGAGGGCTTGCGATGGTTCCTCTTTTCGTCGTTGAATTTGAACACCGAGGCTGGATGACTGCCGATCAGTTTTTTGATGTACTGACATTGGCTCAGGTTACGCCAGGTGCGATTGCCATGAATGCGGCTACCTATGTGGGCAATGACGTCCACGGTGTACTCGGTGCCGTTTTTGCTACCATGGGACTTGCGTCCCCATCCATTGTCATAGTTTTGATTTTGGCAGGTGTTTTAAAAAAATACAAGGAAAACCGATATAAGAAAGCTTTTCTGTTTGGCATGAAACCAATTACTTTGGCGCTTATTTTATTCGCAGGATGGGTAATTGCCAAAGAAACATTTTTCACAACAGGGTTCACCTCTCCACATTACTCAAGTTTAGCACTATTTGGAGGGTGTGTCGTATTGCTTTACTTCTTTCCGAAAATTCACCCTGTAGCCATTTTACTTTTGGCTTCCCTTGCGGGACTTTTATTCCTGTAA
- a CDS encoding chromate transporter: MLWKLFASFFKIGLFTFGGGYAMIPLMERELIDKHKWLNKEELLEIISIAQITPGTIAINAATYVGRKEGGISGALGASLGVIAPSFIIITLIYHLFSHNFDNPYIQKAFTGARAAVVALIGYSFLKIFKAGIKDRISIGLFAIACVLLFIFNIHPILLISIGGISGLLLTVIFPDQMKSLFKPQNKKSE; this comes from the coding sequence ATGCTCTGGAAACTTTTTGCCTCATTCTTCAAGATTGGACTTTTCACTTTTGGTGGCGGCTATGCCATGATTCCTCTTATGGAAAGGGAGCTGATCGACAAACACAAATGGCTAAACAAGGAAGAACTACTTGAGATCATCTCCATTGCACAAATCACCCCTGGAACAATTGCCATCAATGCGGCAACATATGTTGGCAGAAAAGAAGGGGGCATATCAGGTGCTTTGGGTGCTTCATTAGGGGTTATAGCCCCATCCTTTATCATTATTACACTTATCTACCATTTATTTTCCCACAATTTTGACAATCCTTATATCCAAAAGGCATTCACTGGTGCAAGAGCCGCTGTGGTAGCGCTGATTGGGTATTCCTTTCTCAAAATATTCAAGGCAGGGATCAAAGACAGAATAAGTATAGGCTTGTTTGCCATAGCCTGCGTCCTGCTCTTTATTTTCAATATACACCCTATACTGTTGATCAGTATTGGTGGCATTTCAGGGTTATTGCTGACCGTCATATTTCCTGACCAAATGAAATCCCTTTTTAAACCTCAAAACAAGAAATCCGAATGA
- a CDS encoding acyl-CoA synthetase translates to MENQSVTNYADILELEKLPLFNSSTPHSTYGMIKQAADRSPDRAALHFFLQAINYQDPISYSYGALMENIHQTANMFYGLGIGAKDVISVILPNTPETIFSILGGETAGIVNPINPLLEPEQMADIMNAAGTKLLVTLGPFPKTDIWQKVNKIRHKVPTLETILTVDLSDYLPTVKRWLVKWMAPAVANSKDDEQRILPFSQTCHNFPKDKIFFKRTIKRDDIASYFHTGGTTGHPKLAAHTHGNEIADTLQAKLVLPQEDKHKVFFCGLPWFHVNGVTVTGLVPFSNGDTLILGSPSGYRGEGIIQHFWKMVEHYHINFFSGVPTVYAELLKVPIGNSKISSLEFGICGAAPMPVKLFQDFEKTTGVKIIEGYGLTEGTCISAVNPPYGERKIGSIGIPLPYQPLIIGILNEEGQFEREANTDEIGIILIKGPNVFPGYKEEAHNHQIWVTDKKGEKWLNTGDIGRQDHDKYIWLTGRKKELIIRGGHNIDPKMIEEPIQQHPAVMLSAAVGRPDNRAGEVPVLYVQLKEGQQTTSEELMVFAKENITERAAIPKAIHIIDKLPVTAIGKIFKPALVFKEVEAVYRSALPSDEFGFVSIKAKQDKKKGLTVQLAFDGTVNVESLKEKVDAKLGVFPIPFEIMHPNSN, encoded by the coding sequence ATGGAAAACCAATCTGTCACTAACTACGCTGATATTCTTGAATTAGAAAAACTTCCACTGTTCAATTCTTCAACTCCTCACAGCACTTACGGAATGATTAAACAAGCCGCTGACCGATCACCGGACAGGGCTGCGCTTCACTTCTTTTTACAAGCAATCAACTACCAAGACCCAATCAGCTACTCATATGGGGCGCTTATGGAAAACATTCACCAAACCGCCAATATGTTTTATGGACTGGGAATTGGCGCTAAAGATGTGATATCCGTAATCCTTCCCAATACACCTGAAACTATATTTTCAATTTTGGGAGGAGAAACCGCTGGAATCGTCAATCCTATCAACCCTCTCCTTGAACCTGAGCAGATGGCTGATATCATGAATGCAGCCGGTACCAAATTACTTGTAACATTGGGACCATTCCCTAAAACTGATATTTGGCAAAAAGTCAATAAGATCCGGCACAAGGTCCCTACACTTGAGACCATTCTTACTGTAGACCTTTCAGATTACCTTCCTACCGTGAAACGCTGGCTGGTAAAGTGGATGGCTCCAGCTGTTGCCAACAGCAAAGACGATGAGCAGCGAATTCTTCCCTTCAGCCAGACATGCCACAATTTCCCTAAGGATAAAATTTTCTTTAAAAGAACTATCAAAAGGGATGACATTGCTTCTTACTTCCATACAGGAGGAACAACAGGACACCCTAAGCTAGCAGCACATACACATGGAAATGAAATTGCTGATACCTTACAGGCAAAACTCGTTTTACCTCAAGAAGATAAACACAAGGTATTTTTCTGTGGATTACCTTGGTTTCATGTCAATGGGGTGACCGTTACAGGGCTTGTCCCATTCAGCAATGGCGACACACTTATTCTAGGCTCTCCTTCTGGTTATCGAGGGGAAGGTATCATACAGCATTTCTGGAAAATGGTAGAACATTACCATATCAACTTTTTCAGTGGTGTACCCACAGTCTACGCAGAGTTGCTGAAAGTGCCGATTGGCAATAGTAAAATCAGCTCCCTTGAATTTGGAATCTGTGGAGCTGCACCAATGCCTGTCAAACTGTTCCAGGATTTTGAAAAAACGACAGGTGTCAAAATTATTGAAGGATATGGCCTCACCGAAGGCACCTGTATAAGTGCTGTAAATCCTCCATATGGTGAGCGGAAAATTGGCTCAATAGGGATACCACTACCCTATCAACCTTTAATCATTGGGATCTTGAATGAAGAAGGACAATTTGAAAGAGAAGCCAATACTGATGAAATAGGAATTATCCTGATCAAAGGACCCAATGTTTTCCCTGGCTATAAAGAAGAAGCCCACAATCATCAAATATGGGTTACGGATAAGAAAGGAGAAAAATGGTTAAATACAGGTGATATAGGCAGGCAAGACCACGATAAGTATATCTGGCTAACAGGTCGAAAAAAGGAGCTTATCATACGTGGAGGTCATAATATCGACCCGAAAATGATTGAAGAACCTATTCAGCAACACCCTGCTGTGATGCTATCTGCCGCAGTTGGAAGACCTGACAATAGAGCTGGGGAAGTACCTGTCCTATATGTCCAACTAAAAGAAGGTCAGCAAACCACCTCGGAAGAACTGATGGTTTTTGCCAAAGAAAACATTACAGAAAGGGCTGCCATACCTAAAGCCATTCATATTATTGACAAACTGCCTGTCACTGCCATTGGAAAAATATTCAAACCTGCATTAGTCTTCAAAGAAGTAGAGGCAGTTTATAGAAGTGCATTGCCTAGTGATGAGTTCGGCTTCGTAAGCATCAAAGCCAAACAGGATAAAAAGAAAGGACTCACTGTTCAACTGGCTTTTGATGGAACCGTCAACGTAGAATCACTAAAAGAAAAAGTCGATGCAAAGCTGGGGGTATTTCCCATTCCATTTGAAATCATGCACCCCAATTCCAATTAA
- a CDS encoding DUF937 domain-containing protein: MNLFQTVTNSLGPNFVSQISGFLGESPENVNKATGTVIPTVIASLMRKSSTPEGANEIMNHIRDKSFDGRRIDKMSHLLDNNDTVGLKNMMTSGAPIINHLMGERAGGVMDFLSTSTGISRHSSKGLMNMVAPVIMSIVGKQVMSKGLSPAGITDMLMNQKDSVASHLPDQVRTMLGISSFDNMADRAARNFAGIRDDVEDVRREVDEPLRRDIDEPIRNIRDLDEPTYETVPPHREREEVHATPHPRPTGKAPDVGTPKRTRSTWGKVLPYVGAAVVVFAAWALLTGESDENRMETNREEVRGVPNPVMDESTEEQAVSLPDGSTLNVAENSLEDKCLQFIEEDQSQEESSWMTFDRVAFTEGMAKADGSLEQINNVAKILNANPSISCEIGGSESDDSQRLAKNRAEFVRDQLVSQGVQSERISVKGYGNPVAIRLVRE, encoded by the coding sequence ATGAACCTCTTTCAAACAGTCACCAACAGCCTAGGTCCCAACTTTGTCTCACAAATAAGTGGATTTCTTGGTGAAAGCCCCGAAAACGTCAATAAGGCTACGGGGACGGTAATTCCTACTGTGATTGCTTCACTTATGAGGAAGTCTTCTACACCTGAAGGTGCCAATGAAATCATGAACCACATCAGAGATAAAAGCTTTGATGGCAGACGTATCGATAAAATGTCTCACCTGCTGGACAACAATGATACAGTCGGGTTAAAAAACATGATGACCAGTGGCGCTCCAATCATCAACCATTTAATGGGTGAAAGAGCTGGAGGCGTTATGGACTTTCTGTCTACTAGTACGGGTATTAGTCGTCACTCCTCAAAAGGACTGATGAATATGGTTGCTCCTGTAATTATGAGTATTGTTGGGAAGCAAGTAATGTCCAAAGGGCTTAGTCCTGCCGGTATCACTGACATGCTCATGAACCAAAAAGATTCTGTAGCCTCTCACCTACCTGATCAAGTAAGAACAATGCTAGGCATATCCAGCTTTGACAACATGGCTGACCGAGCTGCTCGCAACTTTGCCGGTATCAGAGATGATGTAGAAGATGTTAGAAGAGAGGTTGATGAACCTCTTAGAAGAGATATTGATGAGCCAATTAGAAATATAAGGGATTTGGACGAGCCGACCTATGAAACCGTTCCTCCTCACAGGGAAAGAGAGGAGGTACATGCTACTCCACATCCACGACCAACAGGCAAAGCGCCCGATGTAGGTACTCCTAAAAGAACACGAAGTACTTGGGGTAAAGTATTACCGTATGTAGGTGCTGCTGTCGTTGTATTTGCCGCTTGGGCATTACTGACAGGAGAAAGTGATGAAAACAGGATGGAAACAAACCGGGAAGAAGTAAGGGGTGTACCGAACCCTGTGATGGATGAGTCCACAGAAGAACAAGCTGTTTCACTGCCAGATGGCTCCACACTCAATGTTGCCGAAAATAGCCTTGAAGACAAGTGTCTCCAATTTATAGAAGAAGACCAGTCTCAGGAAGAAAGCAGCTGGATGACCTTTGACAGGGTTGCCTTCACTGAAGGAATGGCAAAAGCAGACGGCTCTCTTGAACAAATCAATAATGTGGCTAAGATTCTGAATGCTAACCCTTCTATCAGCTGTGAAATTGGAGGCTCTGAGTCAGATGACTCACAAAGACTTGCCAAGAACAGAGCTGAATTTGTCAGGGATCAACTGGTATCTCAGGGCGTTCAATCTGAAAGAATCTCGGTTAAAGGCTACGGAAATCCTGTCGCCATAAGATTAGTTAGGGAGTAG
- a CDS encoding SDR family oxidoreductase, which yields MSNSKVILITGTSSGFGNLMAKTLAAKGHHVYATMRNTEGKNFDAANQMRDLQNIEVIDLDVSKDKSVKKAVKAIIKEKGRIDVLVNNAGGGGIGLTESYSIEDVKHQFEVNVFGVFRVTKAVLPQMREQKEGLIVNISSLLGRFTAPYFSIYASSKFALEGMAETWRYEFANIGVDSVIVEPGAFPTTSFSENMDNFSPQTQEAAKAYGNTLEVPKKFESMLEESVKSGDYLKPQAVADAVAKLIETPHGKRPLRTVVDKHLTETFDKLNEHSEAVQQELMKAMFQMEI from the coding sequence ATGAGCAATTCAAAAGTAATTCTGATTACAGGAACCAGTAGCGGTTTTGGCAACCTGATGGCCAAGACACTGGCAGCAAAAGGACACCACGTCTATGCTACAATGCGCAACACAGAAGGCAAGAACTTCGATGCGGCCAACCAGATGCGTGACCTCCAAAATATTGAGGTGATTGACCTTGATGTATCCAAAGACAAGTCTGTCAAAAAAGCAGTTAAAGCCATTATAAAGGAAAAAGGACGTATTGACGTACTTGTCAACAATGCAGGCGGTGGTGGAATAGGCCTTACAGAGTCTTATTCAATTGAGGATGTCAAGCATCAGTTTGAAGTAAATGTCTTTGGAGTATTTAGAGTTACTAAAGCGGTACTACCTCAAATGAGGGAACAAAAGGAAGGACTGATTGTCAATATCTCAAGCCTCTTGGGAAGGTTTACAGCCCCATATTTCTCAATATACGCCAGCAGCAAGTTTGCTTTGGAAGGAATGGCTGAAACCTGGCGTTATGAATTCGCTAATATAGGCGTTGACTCCGTCATTGTTGAGCCTGGTGCTTTCCCTACGACAAGCTTTTCGGAAAATATGGACAACTTCTCACCTCAAACACAGGAAGCTGCCAAAGCGTATGGCAATACCCTTGAAGTCCCTAAGAAGTTTGAGTCGATGCTTGAAGAAAGTGTTAAAAGCGGAGATTACCTCAAGCCTCAAGCTGTGGCAGATGCAGTCGCCAAACTGATTGAAACACCCCACGGAAAACGTCCATTAAGAACCGTTGTGGACAAACACCTTACTGAAACTTTTGACAAACTGAATGAACACTCTGAGGCTGTTCAGCAGGAATTAATGAAAGCCATGTTTCAAATGGAAATCTAG
- the egtB gene encoding ergothioneine biosynthesis protein EgtB codes for MEHLIQKYLNTRKLTEEICAPLKQEDYVAQPIVDVSPPKWHLGHTTWFFENFILVNHFKGYQPYDLQLNYCFNSYYESQGPRVLRTNRGNLTRPTTEEVYSYRKYVDQQMVAFLSTNELNTAVQELFDVGINHEQQHQELLMTDLKYILGNNPLFPAYLPFGKIPEAPDSTPKSKLLTIEEGVYEIGYEGDDFCFDNERGTHKVYLHNYGIQDRLVTNGEYWAFLEAGGYTQFQWWQSEGWEWLKQTGTQAPLYCFKENGKWMQYTLFGVQEIKEHLPVTHISYYEAEAYARWRGMRLPTEAEWEVACRTFEAEKPASANFTENKSGMPLAATNGAFQFWGDAWEWTGSAYLPYPNYQQPEGALGEYNGKFMVNQMVLRGGSCATPVTHIRNTYRNFFHADKQWQFTGIRLAKSL; via the coding sequence ATGGAACACCTAATCCAAAAATACCTAAATACCAGAAAGCTGACTGAGGAAATCTGTGCCCCATTGAAGCAGGAAGACTACGTTGCTCAACCTATTGTAGATGTTAGTCCTCCTAAATGGCATTTGGGACATACCACATGGTTTTTTGAAAACTTTATTCTGGTGAATCATTTCAAAGGCTATCAACCTTATGATTTGCAACTGAATTATTGTTTCAATAGCTACTATGAAAGTCAGGGACCAAGAGTATTAAGAACCAACCGGGGAAACCTGACTCGTCCAACTACGGAAGAAGTGTACAGTTACAGGAAGTATGTAGACCAGCAGATGGTAGCTTTCCTAAGTACCAATGAACTCAATACAGCAGTTCAGGAGTTGTTCGATGTAGGCATCAACCACGAACAGCAACATCAGGAATTGCTGATGACAGACTTAAAGTACATTTTGGGAAATAACCCTCTTTTTCCTGCTTACCTACCTTTCGGGAAAATACCTGAAGCACCTGATTCCACTCCAAAATCGAAATTATTGACCATTGAAGAAGGTGTATATGAAATAGGATATGAAGGCGATGATTTTTGTTTTGATAATGAGAGAGGTACACATAAGGTTTATCTCCACAATTATGGGATACAGGATCGGTTGGTGACCAATGGGGAGTATTGGGCGTTTCTAGAAGCTGGTGGCTATACCCAGTTCCAATGGTGGCAGTCAGAAGGTTGGGAATGGCTGAAGCAAACAGGTACACAAGCTCCTTTATATTGCTTTAAGGAGAATGGAAAGTGGATGCAATATACCCTTTTTGGGGTTCAGGAGATCAAGGAACACTTACCTGTGACACATATAAGTTATTATGAGGCAGAGGCGTATGCAAGATGGAGAGGGATGAGGTTGCCAACTGAGGCAGAGTGGGAAGTAGCCTGTAGAACTTTTGAAGCAGAAAAGCCTGCCAGTGCCAACTTTACTGAAAATAAATCTGGAATGCCTTTAGCCGCAACGAATGGCGCTTTTCAGTTTTGGGGGGATGCTTGGGAGTGGACAGGAAGTGCTTATCTTCCTTACCCAAACTACCAACAGCCCGAAGGTGCCTTAGGTGAGTATAACGGAAAGTTTATGGTAAATCAGATGGTGTTGAGGGGTGGGTCTTGTGCAACTCCTGTTACACACATTAGAAATACTTACAGAAACTTTTTTCATGCAGATAAGCAGTGGCAGTTTACTGGAATCAGGTTAGCAAAAAGCCTGTAA